GATGCTAGATGTCAAACGTAACCACAGGTGGGCCTTGGCCCTGGGTGCGGCGCTCTGCTCCCTGTTCCTGGTCGCGGGGGCCTATGGGGCCGACGCTCCCAAGAACCTGAAGGAGCTGGTGGAGGCCGCCAAGAAAGAGACCACCATCAGAGCCATGTGGTCGTCGTCCAGCCTGAGCGGCGGCAAAGGCTTCTCGGAGGTCGTCGCCGCCATGAACAAGATGTACGGCACCAACCTCAAGCCGAAGTTCACCCCGGGCCCGTCCATGACCCGCATGATCGGCAATCTGACCCGTGAGATGAAAGCCGGGCAGCCCGCCAGCACGGACGTCGTTTGGGGCAACTCCGGAGGCGTGCTGCAGGCCAGCAAGGTGGGGCTGACGCGCTCGCTGCCCTGGAAGGCGTATCTCGGCCGCCCGATGCTGGACCCCGAGCCCGGTTTCGATCCCGTGGGCCCCAAGGGGAACGCGCTGGCCTCCGCCTCGACGCTCGTCGGCATCATGTTCAACTCCGACGTGGTGAAGGGCGACGACATCCCCAAGAGCATGCACGACGTCCTCGATCCCAAGTGGAAGGGCAAGATCGCCTCGACCCCTTATGCCGCGGGCGTGCGTGAGTTCGCCATGGACGACCTCCTGGGCAAGGAAGTCATGGTGGACTACACGAAGAAGCTCGCCAAGCAGATCGGCGGCCTGATCCGGTGCGGCGCGGTCGACAAGCTCACCAGCGGCGAGTTCGCCATGCTGGTGTTCAGTTGCGGCGACCAGTACGTCAACCGGTACGCCAAAGACGGAGTCCCGCTGGGTTACGCGGTGGTGAAGGAGGCGGTGGTCTCCCACACCCGCTACGGCTCCGTGCCGGTGCATTCGCAGTCTCCCGCCGCCGCCGCCCTCTTCGTGGCGTACCTGCACACGCCGGAAGGCCAGAAGTGGATGTGGGACAGGAACGGCCTGGACTTCCACCTCTATCCCGAGTCCCACCAGCGCAAGACGCTCGATGGGGCCAAGGCCCAGGGCGCCAAGGTGGTGGTCAACTCACCGCAATGGCTGGGGAGCCAGACCACGTATCGCAAGACCCGCAAGGAACTCGAGAAGATCCTGGCGGAAGGCAAGACCAACTAGCGGCGCAGAGGACGCGGGCGGGCCGGCGGCCCGCCCGCAGCCATCATGGAACAAGTCGCAGGCTGGCCGCGGCTGCGCGCCCTCCGGCCCAAAGCGTCCCCGCTTCTCACGGGGCTCGCCAGCATCCCGTTGCTGGTGATTTTCGTGTTGGTGGCCGTGCTGGTGTGGATCAGCTTCCAGACCGGCATCCTGGGCAGCTTCGAGGCCGACTACAGCCTTGACAACTACGCCGAACTGCTGGGCGACGCCTTCGTCGCCCGGGTCACTTTCAACACGCTGATTTTCACCATCGTCACCACGCTGGTGGCGCTGGTCATCGGCCTGCCCATCGCCTGGCTCACCGAGCGCACCACCCTCCCCGGCAAGGGTCTGGTGTACGCCACCATGACCCTCGGGCTGCTGATCCCCGGCATCTACACGGCCATGGGGTGGACCTTCATGGCGCACCAGCGCATGGGCTTCGTCAACCGCTGGCTGGTGGGCACGTTCGGCCTCGAGCAGGGACCCTTCAACATCGCCACGCCGACGGGCATGGGCTTCGTGCAAGGGCTCAGCCTCGCGGCGCTGGCGTTCATCCTGACGGCGCAGATGTTCCGCGCCATGAACCCGTCGCTGGAGGAGGCCGCGAAGATCCACGGCATGAGCTTCTTCGCCACCTTGCGACGGGTGACCTTGCCGCTGGCCTTCCCCGCCATCCTGGCCGCGGTCATCTACATTGCCACCATCGCCATCGCCACCTTCGACATCCCGGCCATCATCGGTCTCGGCAACCGCGTGTACATGCTCAGCACCTTCGTCTACCTCAAGACCAACCCCGGCGACGACGAGTTCCCGGAACACGGGGTCACCGCGGCGCTGGGCGTGCTCATGATCGGCGTGGCGGTGCTGCTGACCTGGTGGTACAGCTCGGTGCTGCGCCAGGGCCACCGCTACGAAGTCGTCACCGGCAAGGGCTACCGCCCCACGCTCGTGGACCTGGGCCGCTGGGGCTGGGTGGGCTGGGCCTTCATCGGCATCTACGTCGTCGCCTCCAAGCTGCTGCCGCTGCTGCTCATCGCCTACGTCGCGCTGACCCCGTACGTGGCGCCGCCCTCCTGGGAAATGCTGAGCCGGATGTCGTTCATGGCCTTCTCGCGGGTCGACTGG
This region of Deltaproteobacteria bacterium genomic DNA includes:
- a CDS encoding extracellular solute-binding protein, which gives rise to MLDVKRNHRWALALGAALCSLFLVAGAYGADAPKNLKELVEAAKKETTIRAMWSSSSLSGGKGFSEVVAAMNKMYGTNLKPKFTPGPSMTRMIGNLTREMKAGQPASTDVVWGNSGGVLQASKVGLTRSLPWKAYLGRPMLDPEPGFDPVGPKGNALASASTLVGIMFNSDVVKGDDIPKSMHDVLDPKWKGKIASTPYAAGVREFAMDDLLGKEVMVDYTKKLAKQIGGLIRCGAVDKLTSGEFAMLVFSCGDQYVNRYAKDGVPLGYAVVKEAVVSHTRYGSVPVHSQSPAAAALFVAYLHTPEGQKWMWDRNGLDFHLYPESHQRKTLDGAKAQGAKVVVNSPQWLGSQTTYRKTRKELEKILAEGKTN
- a CDS encoding iron ABC transporter permease, with translation MEQVAGWPRLRALRPKASPLLTGLASIPLLVIFVLVAVLVWISFQTGILGSFEADYSLDNYAELLGDAFVARVTFNTLIFTIVTTLVALVIGLPIAWLTERTTLPGKGLVYATMTLGLLIPGIYTAMGWTFMAHQRMGFVNRWLVGTFGLEQGPFNIATPTGMGFVQGLSLAALAFILTAQMFRAMNPSLEEAAKIHGMSFFATLRRVTLPLAFPAILAAVIYIATIAIATFDIPAIIGLGNRVYMLSTFVYLKTNPGDDEFPEHGVTAALGVLMIGVAVLLTWWYSSVLRQGHRYEVVTGKGYRPTLVDLGRWGWVGWAFIGIYVVASKLLPLLLIAYVALTPYVAPPSWEMLSRMSFMAFSRVDWDLVYRGLTNTVLLVALVPTVTLVVAFAMSWLIVRSGSRYRYVLEFGAFLPHALPEVILAIAALLLSLFVLKGFLPLYGTVWLIAIVYVVSRLAFATRALNSSLLQIHKELEEAAYTSGLSPVRTSWRILVPLLRPTIMSVWIWSAILVYRELTVAAFLISHDNITLPAVIWSYWNSSATSLAAAVTLVMTGVLTPLILIFWWFGRRSLMPES